One segment of Sphingomonas qomolangmaensis DNA contains the following:
- a CDS encoding error-prone DNA polymerase, with amino-acid sequence MTGFAELGAATNYSFLRGASAPSDMVAQAFALGMAGIGIADRNSVAGVVRAHVALKQARAKAAEAGLGEIDFRLVVGARLVFADDTPDILAYPATRHGWGRLTRLLTLGNLRAQKGGCVLRLEDLLAYSEDLLLIVMATPTLGPVRAPPVEPKLTLLRHPGLVPGSTSPPPTPAVGARWTPELVRGDDGVGGQERILAALQSAAPGRVWIGATMHRAGRDRRRLAALIDLAARTGLPLLATNDALYATPDQRQLHDVLTCIEQKTTIAAAGRRLAANAERYLKPAAEMARLFRDCPQAVGESLALLARIVFTLDDLRYEYPHEPVPEGWQPQAWLEHMVVEAAHQRYGADLPADVRRRLAEEFTLIASQNYAYYFLTVHDLVRFARTRDPPILCQGRGSAANSIVCFLLGVTSVDPTEHDLLFSRFVSEERHEPPDIDVDFEHERREEVMQYIYARYGRERAGIAATVIHYRPRSAVREVGKVLGFSEDATARLVGTVWGSFASRMEERRFTESGFDPANPHVARLRSLVDQILEFPRHLSQHVGGFILTQNRLDETVPIHNGAMADRTFIEWDKDDIDALGLMKVDVLALGMLTCIRKAFAMMREHGLGDHDLTVDIKADDPAVYEMLDKGDSIGVFQVESRAQINMLPRLKPRSLYDLTVQVAIVRPGPIEGDMVHPYLRRRSGIEKVDYPSPAPPHDPNELRTLLGKTFGVPLFQEQAMKLAIVAAGFTPGEANQLRRAMATFRNHGGIDKMKDKLVDGMTARGYERAFAERCYRQIEGFGSYGFPESHALSFARLVYVSSWIKCHQPAVFTCALLNSQPMGFYAPAQLVRDAREHGVEVRPIDINASIWDNDLEGGLRQPGQGALAIRLGFRQMDSFRQAWAQALVAARAHGRFDSVEALARRADLPQRALRLLADADAFGSLGLGRRQALWEARRTPSGELPLFAAARARELADEPDMALPAMAASQEVAIDYQTLRLSLKDHPMTFVRRTLDAERVATCAQTSAAKAGTRLRTAGIVLVRQRPGKGNAIFVTIEDETGVTNVVLWARLFETYRREVMTARLMLVEGEVQRSPEGVVHLMGARVIDRTALLDTLGDAAPPTTLSRADEVARPVYDRHPRDVRVLPKSRDFH; translated from the coding sequence ATGACCGGGTTCGCCGAACTCGGGGCGGCGACCAACTATTCGTTCCTGCGCGGCGCGTCGGCACCGTCGGACATGGTTGCGCAGGCCTTCGCGCTCGGCATGGCGGGGATCGGGATTGCCGACCGCAACAGCGTGGCGGGGGTGGTGCGCGCGCACGTCGCGCTCAAACAGGCGCGCGCCAAGGCTGCCGAGGCGGGGCTGGGTGAGATCGACTTCCGCCTGGTCGTCGGCGCGCGGCTGGTGTTCGCCGACGATACCCCCGACATCCTCGCCTATCCCGCGACGCGCCACGGCTGGGGCCGGCTGACCCGGCTGCTGACCTTGGGCAATCTGCGCGCGCAAAAGGGCGGCTGCGTGCTGCGGCTCGAGGATCTGCTGGCGTATAGCGAGGATCTGCTGCTGATCGTGATGGCGACCCCAACGCTCGGTCCCGTTCGCGCGCCACCCGTCGAACCCAAACTAACCCTGCTTCGTCACCCCGGACTGGTTCCGGGGTCCACCTCTCCACCACCCACGCCAGCGGTTGGCGCACGCTGGACCCCGGAACTAGTCCGGGGTGACGATGGGGTGGGGGGCCAGGAACGCATCCTCGCCGCCCTCCAGTCCGCCGCCCCCGGCCGCGTCTGGATCGGCGCGACCATGCACCGCGCGGGCCGCGACCGCCGCCGCCTCGCCGCGCTGATCGACCTCGCCGCGCGCACCGGGCTGCCGCTGCTCGCCACCAACGATGCGCTCTACGCCACCCCCGATCAGCGCCAGCTCCACGACGTCCTCACCTGTATCGAACAGAAGACGACGATCGCCGCCGCCGGGCGCCGCCTCGCCGCCAATGCCGAACGCTATCTCAAGCCCGCCGCCGAAATGGCGCGGCTGTTCCGCGATTGCCCGCAGGCGGTGGGCGAAAGCCTGGCCCTGCTCGCCCGCATCGTCTTCACCCTCGACGATCTGCGCTACGAATATCCGCACGAGCCGGTGCCCGAGGGCTGGCAGCCACAGGCATGGCTCGAGCATATGGTCGTCGAGGCGGCGCACCAGCGCTACGGCGCCGATCTGCCCGCCGATGTCCGCCGCCGATTGGCCGAGGAATTCACGCTGATCGCCAGCCAGAACTACGCCTATTATTTCCTCACCGTCCACGATCTGGTCCGCTTCGCGCGCACCCGCGATCCGCCGATCCTGTGCCAGGGGCGTGGCTCGGCGGCCAATTCGATCGTCTGCTTCCTGCTCGGCGTCACCTCGGTCGATCCGACCGAGCACGACCTGCTGTTCTCGCGCTTCGTGTCCGAGGAACGCCACGAGCCCCCCGATATCGACGTCGATTTCGAGCATGAACGCCGCGAGGAGGTGATGCAGTATATCTATGCCCGCTATGGCCGCGAGCGGGCAGGGATCGCCGCGACCGTCATCCATTATCGCCCGCGCAGCGCCGTCCGCGAAGTCGGCAAGGTGCTGGGCTTTTCGGAGGACGCGACCGCGCGGCTGGTCGGCACCGTGTGGGGCAGCTTCGCCAGCCGCATGGAGGAGCGCCGCTTCACCGAATCGGGCTTCGATCCCGCCAACCCGCACGTCGCGCGGCTACGCAGCCTGGTCGACCAGATCCTCGAATTTCCCCGCCATCTCTCGCAGCATGTCGGCGGCTTCATCCTCACCCAGAACCGGCTCGACGAGACCGTGCCGATCCACAATGGCGCGATGGCCGACCGCACCTTCATCGAATGGGACAAGGACGATATCGACGCGCTGGGGCTGATGAAGGTCGACGTCCTCGCGCTCGGCATGCTCACCTGCATCCGCAAGGCGTTCGCGATGATGCGCGAGCACGGGCTTGGCGATCACGACCTCACCGTCGACATCAAGGCCGACGACCCCGCAGTCTACGAAATGCTCGACAAGGGCGACAGCATCGGCGTGTTCCAGGTCGAAAGCCGCGCGCAGATCAACATGCTCCCGCGCCTCAAGCCGCGCTCGCTCTACGACCTCACCGTCCAGGTCGCGATCGTCCGCCCCGGCCCGATCGAGGGCGACATGGTCCACCCCTATCTTCGCCGCCGCAGCGGGATCGAGAAGGTCGATTATCCCTCGCCCGCGCCGCCGCACGACCCCAACGAGCTTCGCACCCTGCTCGGCAAGACCTTCGGCGTGCCGCTGTTCCAGGAACAGGCGATGAAGCTGGCGATCGTCGCGGCGGGCTTCACCCCGGGCGAGGCGAACCAGCTGCGCCGCGCGATGGCCACCTTCCGCAACCATGGCGGGATCGACAAGATGAAGGACAAGCTCGTCGATGGCATGACCGCGCGCGGCTACGAACGCGCCTTTGCCGAGCGTTGCTATCGCCAGATCGAGGGGTTCGGCAGCTATGGCTTTCCCGAAAGCCACGCGCTGTCGTTCGCGCGGCTGGTCTATGTCTCGTCGTGGATCAAATGCCATCAGCCCGCGGTGTTCACCTGCGCGCTGCTCAATTCGCAGCCGATGGGCTTCTACGCCCCCGCGCAGCTCGTGCGCGACGCGCGCGAACACGGCGTCGAGGTGCGGCCGATCGACATCAACGCCAGCATCTGGGACAATGATCTGGAGGGCGGCCTCAGGCAGCCGGGGCAGGGCGCGCTCGCGATCCGGCTGGGCTTTCGCCAGATGGACAGCTTTCGGCAGGCCTGGGCGCAGGCTTTGGTCGCCGCCCGCGCGCATGGCCGCTTCGACAGCGTCGAGGCGCTCGCGCGCCGCGCCGATCTGCCGCAGCGCGCGCTTCGCCTGCTCGCCGATGCCGATGCCTTCGGCTCGCTGGGGCTGGGGCGGCGGCAGGCCTTGTGGGAGGCGCGCCGCACCCCCAGTGGCGAGCTGCCGCTGTTCGCCGCCGCGCGCGCGCGCGAGCTTGCCGACGAACCCGATATGGCGCTGCCCGCCATGGCGGCGTCGCAGGAAGTCGCGATCGATTACCAGACGCTTCGCCTGTCGCTGAAGGATCATCCGATGACCTTCGTGCGGCGCACGCTCGATGCCGAGCGCGTCGCCACCTGCGCGCAGACCAGCGCGGCCAAGGCGGGCACAAGGCTTCGCACCGCGGGAATCGTGCTGGTCCGCCAGCGCCCCGGCAAGGGCAATGCGATCTTCGTCACGATCGAGGACGAAACCGGCGTCACCAACGTCGTATTATGGGCGCGCCTGTTCGAAACCTATCGCCGCGAGGTGATGACCGCGCGGCTGATGCTGGTCGAGGGCGAGGTCCAGCGCAGCCCCGAGGGCGTCGTCCACCTGATGGGCGCCCGCGTGATCGACCGCACCGCATTGCTCGACACGCTGGGCGACGCCGCGCCCCCGACGACGCTATCGCGCGCCGACGAAGTCGCGCGGCCGGTGTATGATCGGCATCCGCGGGATGTGCGGGTGCTGCCGAAGTCGCGGGATTTTCATTGA
- a CDS encoding Y-family DNA polymerase, with protein sequence MNKQASARRRYLALWFPFLPVDRLVRMGVPDCDVPDDSPFALVEKDRGAIRLVAVDPRAQALGLAAGLSLADARARVPELAVFDADPVADIGWLERLADGCERYTPMVALDSPDGLTLDITGAAHLFGDEAGLLADVEARMARWTGHLRHAFAGSPEGAQALARFQTAPAASEDAALRRLGVEALRLDDETETALRRAGLKTLGDLAVRPSGPVSARFGKDTTDMLARVLGSSDSRISPRRPPPAMLFERRFAEPIARTQDALAAIGDLAQQAATELEERHMGGRRFAVRLFRSDGRVFDLAVESGQPLRDAAMLVRLFGERVDSLADPIDPGFGFDMIRLAIPAIEPLAPTQLQLEGGTISEEAMAALVDRLSARLGRGRIRRFATRDTHIPEQGVLTLPAVDTGTPAAWDSPEPGEPPLRPLHLFDPPQPIEVMAEVPDGPPHRFRWRRTLHDITRFEGPERIASEWWRRADNGGLTRDYYRIEDSRGRRFWVFRHGLYGREAADPRWYVHGLFA encoded by the coding sequence GTGAACAAGCAAGCTTCCGCGCGCCGGCGCTATCTGGCGCTGTGGTTTCCCTTCCTGCCGGTCGATCGGCTGGTGCGGATGGGGGTGCCCGATTGCGACGTGCCTGATGATTCGCCGTTCGCGCTGGTCGAAAAGGATCGCGGCGCGATCCGCCTTGTCGCGGTCGATCCGCGTGCGCAGGCGCTGGGGCTCGCCGCCGGGCTGTCGCTCGCCGATGCCCGCGCGCGCGTGCCCGAGCTTGCGGTGTTCGATGCCGATCCGGTCGCCGATATCGGCTGGCTCGAACGGCTGGCCGACGGGTGCGAGCGCTACACCCCGATGGTCGCGCTCGATTCGCCCGACGGGCTGACGCTCGACATCACTGGCGCGGCGCATCTGTTCGGCGACGAGGCCGGATTGCTCGCCGATGTCGAGGCGCGGATGGCGCGCTGGACCGGGCATCTGCGCCATGCCTTCGCCGGCAGCCCCGAAGGCGCGCAGGCGCTCGCGCGCTTCCAGACCGCGCCTGCGGCGAGCGAGGATGCGGCGCTGCGCCGGCTGGGGGTCGAGGCGCTGCGGCTCGACGACGAGACCGAGACCGCGCTTCGCCGCGCCGGGCTCAAGACGCTGGGCGATCTGGCGGTGCGCCCGTCTGGTCCGGTGTCGGCGCGCTTCGGCAAGGACACCACCGACATGCTCGCGCGGGTGCTCGGCTCGTCCGACAGCCGCATCTCGCCGCGCCGCCCGCCGCCAGCGATGCTGTTCGAGCGCCGCTTCGCCGAGCCGATCGCGCGGACGCAGGATGCGCTCGCGGCGATCGGCGATCTGGCGCAACAGGCCGCGACCGAGCTCGAGGAGCGCCACATGGGCGGCCGCCGCTTCGCCGTCCGGCTGTTCCGCAGCGATGGGCGGGTGTTCGATCTCGCGGTCGAAAGCGGCCAGCCGCTGCGCGATGCCGCGATGCTGGTGCGGCTGTTCGGCGAGCGCGTCGATTCGCTCGCCGATCCGATTGACCCCGGCTTCGGCTTCGACATGATCCGCCTGGCGATCCCCGCGATCGAGCCGCTTGCGCCGACCCAGCTCCAGCTCGAAGGCGGGACGATCAGCGAAGAGGCGATGGCGGCATTGGTCGATCGCCTCAGCGCGCGGCTGGGGCGCGGGCGGATCCGCCGCTTCGCCACGCGCGACACGCATATCCCCGAGCAAGGCGTGCTGACGCTCCCCGCGGTCGATACCGGCACCCCTGCCGCCTGGGACAGCCCCGAGCCCGGCGAGCCGCCGCTTCGTCCGCTCCACCTGTTCGATCCGCCACAGCCGATCGAGGTGATGGCCGAAGTCCCCGACGGCCCGCCGCATCGCTTTCGCTGGAGGCGCACGCTGCACGACATCACCCGCTTCGAGGGGCCCGAGCGGATCGCCTCCGAATGGTGGCGGCGCGCCGACAATGGCGGGCTGACGCGCGATTATTACCGGATCGAGGATTCGCGCGGCCGTCGCTTCTGGGTGTTCCGCCACGGCCTCTATGGCCGCGAAGCCGCCGATCCGCGCTGGTATGTTCACGGCTTATTCGCATGA
- a CDS encoding ImuA family protein has translation MTESSALSDLRRRIAAIEPPPSIASTCVATGHAAIDLALGGGLARGRVHEVFALDAADASCAAGFAAMLARRLGGGIVWLREETADRQGGQLHAAGLVEIGIDPDRLILGLLPDPLAVLRAAADVVRCPDVGIALIELWRDPRRLDLTASRRLALAAEESGVTAIILRIAAEPSPSAAQTRWAVRAAASVPLAADAPGHPALEVELLRQRGRAQGGVWRVEWDREQASFRAPALSGAVVSLPAGRSAGADGGARLRRA, from the coding sequence ATGACCGAGTCGTCCGCCTTGAGCGACCTGCGCCGCAGGATCGCCGCGATCGAGCCACCGCCCTCGATCGCGTCGACGTGCGTGGCGACCGGTCATGCCGCGATCGACCTGGCGCTGGGCGGCGGGCTGGCGCGCGGGCGGGTGCACGAGGTGTTCGCGCTCGATGCCGCCGATGCGAGCTGCGCGGCGGGGTTCGCGGCGATGCTGGCGCGGCGGCTGGGCGGCGGGATCGTGTGGCTGCGCGAGGAAACCGCCGATCGGCAGGGCGGGCAGCTCCATGCCGCGGGGCTGGTCGAGATCGGTATCGACCCCGACCGGCTGATCCTGGGGCTGCTGCCCGATCCGCTCGCGGTGCTGCGCGCGGCTGCCGATGTCGTGCGCTGCCCCGATGTCGGGATCGCGCTGATCGAATTGTGGCGCGATCCGCGCCGGCTCGATCTCACCGCAAGCCGGCGGCTGGCGCTGGCGGCCGAGGAATCGGGGGTCACCGCGATCATCCTTCGGATCGCCGCCGAACCTTCGCCCAGCGCCGCGCAGACTCGCTGGGCGGTGCGCGCGGCGGCATCGGTGCCGCTCGCCGCCGATGCGCCGGGGCATCCCGCGCTCGAAGTCGAATTGTTGCGCCAGCGTGGCCGCGCCCAAGGCGGGGTCTGGCGAGTGGAGTGGGATCGTGAACAAGCAAGCTTCCGCGCGCCGGCGCTATCTGGCGCTGTGGTTTCCCTTCCTGCCGGTCGATCGGCTGGTGCGGATGGGGGTGCCCGATTGCGACGTGCCTGA
- the hppD gene encoding 4-hydroxyphenylpyruvate dioxygenase, protein MDHMDVNPMGLDGFEFCEFTSADPDRMAGQLEAMGFVAASVHPTRDVVRYKQGRINILLNREATGHAAEFRAAHGPSASGMAFRVQDAKAAFDAAIERGASAADAAEGALGEGYALQGIGGSMLYLVDRHGARGSLYDDWTPVEGAAEAEAANNVGLDLLDHLTHNVRRGQMRVWSQFYAAIFGFEEQKYFDIKGKATGLFSQAMIAPDKAIRIPLNESQDDKSQIEEYLREYNGEGIQHLAFTTDDIYATVEKLRARGVKLQDTIETYYELIDKRVPGHGEDVERLKRNRILIDGDTGDEGILLQIFTENMFGPIFFEIIQRKGNEGFGAGNFQALYESIELDQIRRGVVTVDA, encoded by the coding sequence ATGGATCATATGGACGTGAACCCGATGGGCCTCGACGGCTTCGAATTTTGCGAATTCACCTCGGCCGATCCCGATCGGATGGCGGGCCAGCTCGAAGCGATGGGGTTCGTCGCGGCGTCGGTGCATCCGACGCGCGACGTCGTTCGATACAAGCAGGGGCGGATCAACATCCTGCTCAACCGCGAAGCGACCGGCCATGCCGCCGAGTTCCGCGCGGCGCACGGCCCATCGGCCAGCGGGATGGCGTTCCGCGTGCAGGACGCCAAGGCGGCGTTCGATGCAGCGATCGAGCGCGGCGCGAGCGCGGCCGATGCCGCCGAGGGCGCGCTGGGCGAAGGCTATGCGCTGCAGGGGATCGGCGGATCGATGCTGTACCTGGTCGATCGCCACGGCGCGCGCGGCAGCCTGTATGACGACTGGACCCCGGTCGAGGGGGCGGCGGAGGCCGAGGCGGCGAACAACGTCGGGCTCGACCTGCTCGATCACCTCACCCACAATGTCCGGCGCGGGCAGATGCGGGTATGGTCGCAATTCTATGCCGCGATCTTCGGCTTCGAAGAGCAGAAATATTTCGACATCAAGGGCAAGGCGACCGGGCTGTTCAGCCAGGCGATGATCGCCCCCGACAAGGCGATCCGGATCCCGTTGAACGAAAGCCAGGACGACAAGAGCCAGATCGAGGAATATCTGCGCGAATATAATGGCGAAGGCATCCAGCATTTGGCCTTCACCACCGACGACATCTACGCGACGGTGGAAAAGCTTCGCGCGCGCGGGGTGAAGCTGCAGGACACGATCGAGACGTACTACGAACTGATCGACAAGCGCGTGCCGGGGCATGGCGAGGATGTCGAGCGGCTGAAGCGCAACCGCATCCTGATCGACGGCGACACCGGCGACGAGGGGATTTTGCTGCAGATCTTCACCGAGAATATGTTCGGGCCGATCTTCTTCGAGATCATCCAGCGCAAGGGCAATGAAGGCTTCGGCGCGGGGAATTTCCAGGCGCTGTATGAGTCGATCGAGCTCGACCAGATCCGCCGGGGTGTGGTGACCGTCGACGCCTGA
- the hmgA gene encoding homogentisate 1,2-dioxygenase, with amino-acid sequence MTHYLPGFGNHVSTEAIPGALPIGRNSPQRPAFGLYAEQLSGTAFTAPRHENRRSWLYRMRPTAEHPPFVRYTGAADFAPGTSDAPLAPNRLRWDPLPLPQAPVDLIDGMTTMMASRDPASLNGVALHVYAASRDMDARVFMNADGEMLFVPEHGRLALLTELGRIDVAPGQIALIPRGVRFRGLLPDGAARGYVCENHGSFFRLPDLGPIGANGLANPRDFETPVAWYEDRDEPFEVVQKFMGSLWTTTIDHSPLDVVAWHGNLGPWRYDLARFNAINTVSFDHPDPSIFTVLTSPSDVAGRANADFVIFPPRWMVAEDSFRPPWFHRNVMSEAMGLIQGAYDAKAEGFQPGGISLHNLMSGHGPDVATWKAASAAELKPHKIDGTMAFMLESCWPYRPTQTALDRAQLDYDAVWNDFPKAKLPQ; translated from the coding sequence ATGACCCATTACCTCCCCGGCTTCGGCAATCACGTCTCGACCGAGGCGATCCCCGGCGCGCTGCCGATCGGGCGCAATTCGCCGCAGCGGCCGGCGTTCGGGCTGTATGCCGAGCAATTGTCGGGCACCGCCTTCACCGCGCCGCGCCACGAGAATCGCCGATCTTGGCTGTATCGGATGCGGCCGACCGCCGAACATCCGCCGTTCGTGCGCTACACCGGCGCGGCCGATTTCGCCCCCGGTACCAGCGATGCGCCGCTCGCGCCCAATCGCCTACGCTGGGACCCGCTGCCGCTGCCGCAAGCCCCGGTCGACCTGATCGACGGCATGACGACGATGATGGCCAGCCGCGACCCCGCCAGCCTCAACGGCGTCGCGCTGCACGTCTATGCCGCCAGCCGCGACATGGACGCGCGCGTCTTCATGAACGCCGACGGCGAGATGCTGTTCGTCCCCGAACATGGCCGGCTGGCGCTGCTGACCGAACTCGGGCGGATCGACGTCGCGCCGGGGCAGATCGCGCTGATCCCGCGCGGGGTGCGGTTTCGCGGGCTGCTGCCCGATGGCGCGGCGCGCGGCTATGTCTGCGAGAATCACGGCAGCTTCTTTCGCTTGCCCGATCTGGGGCCGATCGGTGCCAATGGCCTGGCCAACCCGCGCGATTTCGAGACGCCGGTCGCCTGGTACGAGGATCGCGACGAGCCGTTCGAGGTGGTGCAGAAATTCATGGGATCGCTGTGGACGACGACGATCGACCATTCGCCGCTCGACGTGGTGGCGTGGCACGGCAATCTTGGCCCCTGGCGCTATGACCTGGCGCGGTTCAACGCGATCAACACCGTCAGTTTCGACCATCCCGACCCGTCGATCTTCACCGTGCTGACCTCGCCCAGCGACGTGGCGGGCCGCGCCAATGCCGATTTCGTGATCTTCCCGCCGCGCTGGATGGTGGCCGAGGACAGCTTCCGCCCCCCCTGGTTCCACCGCAACGTGATGTCCGAAGCGATGGGGCTGATCCAGGGGGCGTATGACGCCAAGGCCGAGGGATTCCAGCCGGGGGGCATTTCGCTGCACAATCTGATGTCGGGGCATGGCCCCGATGTCGCGACGTGGAAGGCCGCGAGCGCGGCTGAACTGAAGCCGCACAAGATCGACGGCACGATGGCGTTCATGCTCGAAAGCTGCTGGCCATATCGCCCGACACAAACCGCGCTCGATCGCGCGCAGCTCGATTACGACGCGGTGTGGAACGACTTTCCCAAGGCGAAGCTGCCGCAGTGA
- a CDS encoding Rieske (2Fe-2S) protein, protein MSAADTRVFATPAGVTLGALDLIADGAARSFVVQMRAGRFHGFAVRRGGEVVGYVDRCPHMQVPLAQSLDAYLTPDGGLIACAWHGALFRIDDGECVGGPCVGARLGAWPLVVEAGMIVTGVAATG, encoded by the coding sequence GTGAGCGCTGCCGATACGCGGGTGTTCGCGACCCCGGCGGGGGTGACTTTGGGCGCGCTCGACCTGATCGCCGATGGCGCGGCGCGCAGCTTCGTCGTGCAGATGCGCGCAGGGCGGTTTCATGGCTTTGCGGTGCGGCGGGGGGGCGAGGTGGTCGGCTATGTCGATCGCTGCCCGCATATGCAGGTGCCGCTGGCGCAGTCGCTGGATGCGTATCTGACCCCCGATGGCGGGTTGATCGCGTGTGCCTGGCATGGGGCGCTGTTTCGGATCGACGATGGCGAATGCGTCGGCGGGCCGTGCGTGGGGGCGCGGCTGGGGGCGTGGCCGTTGGTGGTCGAGGCGGGGATGATCGTGACGGGGGTGGCGGCGACTGGATAG
- a CDS encoding L,D-transpeptidase family protein, whose amino-acid sequence MVNALFIAIGLVAAPLDTVRAQTNVESRAAALQAGEYVWREDAATTGDVAIVISLPSQLAYVYRGGKLVGISTVSTGKPGKDTPVGAFTILQKKVFHRSNLYSDAPMPFMQRLTWTGIALHAGDLPGYPASHGCIRFPAAFAERLFDLTRMGGKVRVIDTAVDGVLPRAAPPEIAVPPVLIADRGVLTGPGADDRVLARAAPLPRIELANEDVRFAVYDAVFAKGYGAKGGARKR is encoded by the coding sequence ATGGTTAATGCGTTGTTCATTGCGATCGGCTTGGTCGCAGCGCCGCTCGACACGGTGCGCGCACAAACCAACGTCGAATCGCGCGCTGCGGCCTTGCAGGCGGGCGAATATGTCTGGCGCGAAGACGCCGCCACCACCGGCGATGTCGCGATCGTCATCAGCCTGCCCAGCCAGCTCGCCTATGTCTATCGCGGCGGCAAATTGGTCGGCATCTCGACGGTATCGACGGGCAAGCCGGGCAAGGATACCCCAGTGGGCGCCTTCACGATCCTGCAAAAGAAGGTGTTCCACCGCTCGAACCTCTATTCGGACGCGCCGATGCCCTTCATGCAGCGGCTCACCTGGACCGGCATCGCGCTCCACGCCGGCGATCTGCCCGGCTATCCGGCGTCGCACGGCTGCATCCGCTTCCCCGCCGCCTTTGCCGAGCGGTTGTTCGACCTAACCAGGATGGGCGGCAAGGTGCGGGTGATCGATACCGCAGTCGACGGCGTACTTCCGCGCGCCGCGCCACCCGAGATTGCGGTGCCGCCGGTGCTGATCGCCGATCGCGGCGTCCTCACCGGCCCCGGTGCCGACGATCGCGTGCTGGCAAGAGCGGCACCGTTGCCGCGGATCGAGCTGGCGAACGAGGATGTGCGGTTCGCGGTGTATGATGCGGTGTTCGCCAAGGGCTATGGCGCCAAGGGCGGCGCGCGGAAGCGGTAA
- a CDS encoding murein L,D-transpeptidase catalytic domain family protein, which translates to MYGVNQTSEEVNNLLTKSASRRTLLRGSLVAGAVLAVPSCVRAPVDRMAGRGIEPLASRPPAPAPYVAPKFDPRRIAGVRRPLLERALAARDTHRRSITKRDRIAVVDFGAGSAAPRMHLVDVANGRVTDLLVAHGSGSDPRHTGFLQHFSNVDGSNASCEGAFATSDYYVGKHGRSQRLLGLDPTNDNALARAIVVHGAWYAEAEMLAIHGKLGRSQGCFAVGDARLQQVFNHLGEGALIYAAKA; encoded by the coding sequence ATGTATGGCGTAAATCAAACCTCGGAAGAGGTAAACAACCTGCTAACCAAATCGGCCTCGCGGCGCACGCTTTTACGCGGCAGCCTGGTGGCAGGCGCAGTGTTGGCGGTACCGAGCTGCGTCCGCGCGCCGGTCGATCGCATGGCGGGGCGCGGGATCGAGCCGCTGGCGTCGAGGCCTCCCGCCCCTGCTCCTTATGTCGCACCGAAGTTCGATCCGCGCCGGATCGCGGGGGTGCGGCGACCGCTGCTCGAACGCGCGCTGGCGGCGCGCGACACGCATCGCCGCAGCATCACCAAGCGCGACCGGATCGCGGTCGTCGATTTCGGCGCGGGGTCGGCGGCGCCGCGGATGCACCTGGTCGATGTCGCCAATGGCCGCGTCACCGATCTGCTGGTCGCGCATGGCAGCGGCTCGGACCCCCGCCACACCGGCTTCCTGCAGCATTTCTCGAACGTCGATGGATCGAACGCATCGTGCGAAGGCGCGTTTGCCACGAGCGACTATTATGTCGGCAAGCATGGCCGATCGCAGCGGTTGCTCGGGCTCGATCCGACCAACGACAATGCGCTGGCGCGCGCGATCGTCGTCCACGGTGCCTGGTATGCCGAGGCCGAGATGCTGGCGATCCACGGCAAGCTGGGGCGCAGCCAGGGCTGCTTCGCGGTGGGCGATGCGCGGTTGCAGCAGGTGTTCAACCATCTGGGCGAAGGCGCGCTGATCTACGCCGCGAAGGCTTGA